From the Acidobacteriota bacterium genome, the window TCCTGCAGCCGGTGCGTCACAGGCGCGGGGGGCAGCGACGCGAGAAAGCGGGCGCCGTAGCCCATCGTGCGCAGGCGTGGATCCAGGATGGCGAGCACGCCACGGTCCTTGCGGCTGCGGATCAGGCGTCCGAGCCCCTGCTTCAGCGCGAGGATCGCAAGGGGAACCTGGTAGTCCGCGAACGCGTTGCCGCCGCCCGCGTTCACCGCCTCGATCCGGGCCGCGGTGATCGGGTCGCCGGGGGACGTGAACGGCAGCTTGTCGATGATGACGCAGCTCAGCGCGTCGCCCACGACGTCCACCCCCTGCCAGAAGCTGGAGGTCGCCAGCAGCACCGCGTGCGCGGTCTCGCGGAACTGCTGCAGCAGCGCCGAGCGCGGCGCGCTCCCCTGGACCAGGAGGGGGAACGGCAGCCGCCCCTCGATCCGCGCGCGCACGTCGCGCAGCGCCGCGTAGCTGGTGAACAGCACGAACGCCCGGCCGTCGCTCCGCCGCAGCAGCTCCACGACCTGCTCGGAGGCGGCCTCGAGGAAACCGGGGGACCGCGGATCGGGCATCGTTCGTGGCAGGTAGAGGACGGCTTGCGAGGCGAAGTCGAACTCCGACGGCAGCAGCAGCTCGCGCGCCCCCTTCACGCCGAGGCGGGCGCGGATGTAGGCGAACGTCCCGTTCACGGCGAGCGTCGCCGAGGTGAGGACCGTCGCCTGCATGCGATCGAGCAGCAGCTCGCGGACGACGGCCGACACGTCGATCGGCGCCGCCCGCAGGAAGACACCGCCCCTCGACGCGCTCGGGGCGCCCTGAGCCTGTCGAAGGGGGCGGCCGCGCAGCTCGACGAAGAAGACGAACTCGGGGTCGTCGGCGCGCAGCAATCGCCCGAGCTGGTCGCGAATCTCCGCCGCGCGCCCAGCGGCGCTCAACAGGTCGTCGGGAGCGTCCTTCGCCAGGCGGATGGTCGCTTCGAGCGCCTGCAGGGCATCGACGAGCGCGAGCCCCGGCTCCCAGACCTGCTCCGCCATCTTCCGGGTGAACCGGACGCGCTCCTCGGAGCCGGGCGCCCCCTGGCGGAGCATCCACTCGATCTGGCTGAAGAAGTGACGCGACGCGTCGCTCACGCGCGAGGTGTCGTCCAGAAGCTGCCGCGCCGTGGCCGCGTCGAATGCCACGCCGCCGCCCACCACGCGCGTCGTGTCGCGCGCGAGTTCATCCAGCCGGTAGGTGCTCACCGCGAAGCCGAAATACTGCGTCGCGACATCCTCGAGCTGGTGCGCCTCGTCCACGATCGCGACGTGGCACTCCGGGATCACCTCGCCGAACGTGGACTGCCGCACCGCCGCGTCGGCGCACAGCAGGTGATGGTTGACGATGACCACGTCGGATTCAGCGGCCCGCTGGCGCATCCGCGTCACGAAGCACTCCTGGAAGTGCGGGCACTCGCGGCCGATGCACTGCTCGGCCGTCGCCGAAATGTCGTTCCAGAAGGCGAGGTCCTCGGGAATGTCGGTCAGCTCGGCGCGATCGCCTGTTTCCGTTTCGCACGCCCACTCCTCGACGGCGCGCAGGTAGACGCGTTCGTCGAGGCTCCTGAACATGGGTCGCTCCCTGAAGGAGTCGAAGCGATGCAGGCAGAGATAGTTGCCGCGCCCTTTCATGTACGTGGCGGTGAACGGAACGCCGAGCGCATCGCGAAGCGCGGGGAGATCCTTGAAGAAGATCTGCTCCTGCAGGTTTTTCGTGCCGGTGGAGAGGAGAACGCGCTTGCGGCTGAGGATGGCCGGGACGAGATACGCGAGCGTCTTGCCGGTGCCCGTCCCCGCCTCGACGAGCAGCGTGCCCCCCTCGGCGAGCGTCTGCGCCACGGCGGCGGCCATTTCGCGCTGCGCCGGGCGGGGCTCGAAGCCGGCGACGGCGCGCACGAGCGCGCCCCCCTCGTCGAACGCGGCTTCCGCCGCGGCGATCAGGCCCGCGACTCCGGGTACAGCGGGAACTTCCGGCACAGCGCCTCGACGTCGTTGCGCACATCGGCGATCGCCCGCTCGTCGTCCGGCGCGCTCAGCACGCGGCTGATCAGGCCGGCAATCTGGTCCATCTCGGCCTCACGCATGCCGCGGCTCGTCACCGCGGGCGTGCCGATGCGGACCCCGCTCGCCACCATCGGCGGGTTCTGGTCGAACGGGATGGCGTTCTTGTTGACGGTGATCGCCGCCCGTCCGAGCGCGGCTTCCGCCGCCTTCCCGGTGATCCCCTTCGAGAACACATCGACAAGCATCAGGTGGTTGTCGGTCCCGCCGCTGACGAGGCGGAACCCGGAGGACGCCAGCGCCGATGCCAGCCGCTTCGCGTTCGCCACGATCTGGCGTTGGTATTCCTGGAACGACGGCTCCAGGGCTTCCTTCAGACACACCGCCTTGGCGGCGATGATGTGCATCAGCGGTCCACCCTGCACGCCGGGGAACAGGGCCTTGTCCAGCTCCTTGGCGTATTTCGCGGTGCACAGCACCAGCCCGCCGCGCGGCCCGCGCAGCGTCTTGTGCGTGGTCGTCGTCACGAAGTCGGCGTGCGGGACGGGGCTGGGGTGCTCGCCGGCTGCCACGAGCCCCGCGATGTGCGCCATGTCCACGACGACCGGCGCGCCGACCTGGTCGGCGACCTTCCGGATGCGCGCGAAGTCGATGACGCGCGGGTAGGCGCTCGCGCCGACCATGATCATCTTCGGCCTGTGCTCGCGCGCGAGCCGCTCCAGTTCGTCGTAGTCGATGCGCTCGTCTTCCTTCCGGACGCCGTACGGAACGATCGTGTAGAGCTTCCCGGAGAAGTTCAGCGGGTGGCCATGCGTCAGGTGCCCGCCGTGCGCGAGGTTCATCCCGAGCACCGCGTCGCCCGGCTTGAGCAGCGTGAAGTACACCGCCATGTTCGCCTGCGCGCCCGAGTGCGGCTGCACGTTGGCGTGCTCGGCGCCGAACAGCTGCTTCGCGCGCTCGATGGCGAGGCTCTCGGCGACGTCCACGAACTCGCAGCCGCCGTAGTAGCGCTTGCCGGGATACCCTTCGGCGTACTTGTTGGTGAGCACCGATCCGGCGGCCTCGAGGACGGCGCTGCTCACGAAATTCTCGGAGGCGATCAGCTCGAGCCCGGCGTTCTGCCGGTGCACTTCCTGGCAGATGGCCTTCGCGATTTCGGGGTCGGATTCCGCCAGCGAACGCCAGCGGGTGGGCGCCTGGGTCGATGCTGCCATGCTATGCCTTCCGTTCGATTTCTGCGATTTGGTCGATGCGCCGCTGGTGGCGTCCCCCTTCGAACGCCGTCTCCAGCCATACTTTCAGGATCTCGTCGGCCAGTCCCGGCGCGACGATGCGGCCGCCGATCGAGAGGACGTTCGCGTCGTTGTGCAGGCGCGACATGCGCGCGGTGTAGAGATCGTTGCAGAGCGCCGCGCGCACGCCGCGGACCTTGTTGGCCGCAATCTGCTCCCCCTGCCCGCTGCCGCCGAGCACGATGCCGCGGTCCGCGCGCCCTTCGGCCACCGCCCGGCCCACCGCGGCGCAGATTGGCGGGTAGTCGGTGGCGGTGTTGTCAGAGGTGCCGTGGTCCTGGACCTCGTGACCGAGCCCGGCCAGCGTCTGCTTCAGGTGTTCTTTGAGGGGAAAGCCGGCGTGATCGGCCCCGATCGCGACGCGCATGCGCGCAATTGTACTATAGGCATCCGGCCATGACCCCGTCTGTCACCGTCTCGCATCGCGGCGAAGAACGCATTCGCGCGGGCCATCCGTGGGTGTACCGATCCGACATCATCGCGGTCGAGCACGCGGGCGCCGGCGAGATCGTCCGCGTGGTCAGCGGGCGCGGCGGGCGG encodes:
- a CDS encoding ATP-dependent DNA helicase, producing MPEVPAVPGVAGLIAAAEAAFDEGGALVRAVAGFEPRPAQREMAAAVAQTLAEGGTLLVEAGTGTGKTLAYLVPAILSRKRVLLSTGTKNLQEQIFFKDLPALRDALGVPFTATYMKGRGNYLCLHRFDSFRERPMFRSLDERVYLRAVEEWACETETGDRAELTDIPEDLAFWNDISATAEQCIGRECPHFQECFVTRMRQRAAESDVVIVNHHLLCADAAVRQSTFGEVIPECHVAIVDEAHQLEDVATQYFGFAVSTYRLDELARDTTRVVGGGVAFDAATARQLLDDTSRVSDASRHFFSQIEWMLRQGAPGSEERVRFTRKMAEQVWEPGLALVDALQALEATIRLAKDAPDDLLSAAGRAAEIRDQLGRLLRADDPEFVFFVELRGRPLRQAQGAPSASRGGVFLRAAPIDVSAVVRELLLDRMQATVLTSATLAVNGTFAYIRARLGVKGARELLLPSEFDFASQAVLYLPRTMPDPRSPGFLEAASEQVVELLRRSDGRAFVLFTSYAALRDVRARIEGRLPFPLLVQGSAPRSALLQQFRETAHAVLLATSSFWQGVDVVGDALSCVIIDKLPFTSPGDPITAARIEAVNAGGGNAFADYQVPLAILALKQGLGRLIRSRKDRGVLAILDPRLRTMGYGARFLASLPPAPVTHRLQDVERFFA
- a CDS encoding serine hydroxymethyltransferase — protein: MAASTQAPTRWRSLAESDPEIAKAICQEVHRQNAGLELIASENFVSSAVLEAAGSVLTNKYAEGYPGKRYYGGCEFVDVAESLAIERAKQLFGAEHANVQPHSGAQANMAVYFTLLKPGDAVLGMNLAHGGHLTHGHPLNFSGKLYTIVPYGVRKEDERIDYDELERLAREHRPKMIMVGASAYPRVIDFARIRKVADQVGAPVVVDMAHIAGLVAAGEHPSPVPHADFVTTTTHKTLRGPRGGLVLCTAKYAKELDKALFPGVQGGPLMHIIAAKAVCLKEALEPSFQEYQRQIVANAKRLASALASSGFRLVSGGTDNHLMLVDVFSKGITGKAAEAALGRAAITVNKNAIPFDQNPPMVASGVRIGTPAVTSRGMREAEMDQIAGLISRVLSAPDDERAIADVRNDVEALCRKFPLYPESRA
- the rpiB gene encoding ribose 5-phosphate isomerase B gives rise to the protein MRVAIGADHAGFPLKEHLKQTLAGLGHEVQDHGTSDNTATDYPPICAAVGRAVAEGRADRGIVLGGSGQGEQIAANKVRGVRAALCNDLYTARMSRLHNDANVLSIGGRIVAPGLADEILKVWLETAFEGGRHQRRIDQIAEIERKA